In Lysobacter firmicutimachus, one genomic interval encodes:
- a CDS encoding tail protein X: MYAVQGETLDALCWRVLGRTAGVVEAALIANPGLADLGPLLPHGTPVDLPDPVTRAPDARPLIQLWD; encoded by the coding sequence GTGTACGCCGTGCAGGGCGAAACCCTGGACGCGCTGTGTTGGCGCGTGCTCGGGCGCACGGCCGGCGTTGTAGAGGCCGCCTTGATCGCCAATCCCGGCCTCGCCGACCTGGGGCCGCTGCTGCCGCACGGAACCCCGGTGGATCTTCCTGACCCCGTAACCCGCGCCCCCGACGCCCGCCCCCTTATCCAGCTTTGGGACTGA